ACCCGGCGTCTACGGCAAGCAGTTCTCCGGGCGCTACGAGCACCGGACCATCGGCGGCGGTGTCGGGCACAACCTGCCGCAGGAGGCGCCGCAGGCATTCGCGGACGCGGTGCTGGAGGTCTGACCCGGCTCGTCAGCCTCGGCGGCCCGGACGCTGCGGCTCCGGACGTTCCACCCGCACGGGGTCGCCGCGTACCAGATCGTCGTGGATGCGCCACCGCGCGGTCGTGACGGCACGCCGCGCTGTCTCGTCGCCCTGCTCGATGCGTTGCCGCAGCAGTTGCAGGGCGATCCGACGGTTGAGGCTGAACTGCCGCTCCTCGTCCACCACCACGACGATGCCCGACGGACGGTGCGTCGCCCGCACCGCCGTGCTGGCCTTGTTGCGGTGCTGACCGCCGGGCCCGCCGGTGCGACAGGCGACGATGTCGACATCCGCCTCCGAGAACGTCGTCGGCGCGGCGTCGAGGCGGGGCGTCTGGGCGGTGACGTACCAGTTCTTCCGACCGACGCTCGTCCGGTAGGGGCTGGGGGCCTGCCAGCAGAGTGTCCCGGTCCATGACCCGGCGAACGTCTCCGCGTCGGCGCCGGAGATCTCGATGAGCACCGACCGGTAGGTGCCGGCCCGGTCACCGGGCACGGCCTTGACCTGCCGGATGGTCAGACCTCGCCGGCTGCCGTCGGCGTTGAGGCGGTGCAGGAGCTGGGTCAGCGCCCAGGCGCATTCCCGCGGACCGCGCCCGGCGGACAGCAGCAGGAGCGTGCTCACGACCCGCCTCGCCTGCCGCGGTGGCCCCGCCGGTCGGACCGCGCCGTGGACGCGAGGTCGGGCGTCTTGTAGGTGACCAGGGGAATCGTGCTGACCACCGGCGTGGCCAGCTGGTGCTCGACGAGGTCGGCGATCACCTGCTCGATGCGCTTGTAGGCGGTGGGCGCCTCCTCGAAGAGCAGTTGACGGTCGCCGCACACCACCAGCGAGCCCACCGGTGTGCGGCGCAGCTCCTCGACGGTGTGCTTGGCGCGGCCCCGGCGCAGCGCGTCGGCGCGTGACATCTTGCGGCCGGCGCCGTGCGCCACGGAGTGGTTGGCCTCCGGCCCTGCGTGGGCGGCCACCAGATAGGACGCCGTCCCCCGCGTCCCGGCGACGAGGACGTCGCGGCCGTCACCCGGCGCCGCGCCCTTGCGATGCAGGTACAACCCGTCGCGGATCTCGACCAGGTTGTGGCACTGGTCGACGATCGGGTCGGTGGGCTCGGCCCCCAACGCGTATGCGACCCGGGCCGCCAGCACCCGGCGGTTGAGCGAACCCCAGCGCACAGCGTCGTCGTGCCGCGCCAAGTAGGCGGCGGGGTCGGGGGCGGCACCGGCGCCGTGGGCCTCGGTGTGCGCCCGCAGGATCCGCTCGCCCAGACCGCGCGAACCACTGTGTACGACCAGCACGAGATCGCCGGCGTCGAGCCCGAGCCGACTCGCGTGACCCGGGTCGAGGACGGCGCCGACGCGGGCCAGCTCGACGAAGTGGTTGCCTCGGCCGACGGTCCCCAGGCCATCGAGGTGACCGGCCGGGACGTCGCCCTGAACGACGGCCCAGGCCGGGTCGTCGGCGTCCCGCTCCGGGTCCAGGGCGTGGTCGAGGTCGGGGAACCGGGAGGCCAGCCGCTCCGGTACGGCCCGCTTGAGCTTGATGGGGAACACGGCGATGCCGCAGCCGATGTCCGATCCGACCAGGAACGGGTACAGCACCGTCGACGCCATGGCCGCACCGATGGGGGCGCCCTTGCCCGGGTGCAGGTCCGGCATCGCGGCAACGTGGACCATGCCGTCGAGGGCGGCGACCTGCTGACACTGCGCGAGCGCAGCGGACTCGATCCAACTCGCGGCCGACGCGAACACCGTGACGGAGGCAGAGGTGGGGGAGGGCGTGGAAATCCGAGGGGGGTGGTGCTCAGACAAGGGGTACTCACTTCTCGTTGAGAAGGTGGAAACGGACGACGTCACGCCGCCGGGAGGCGTCACCGGGGGCGGAGCGGGGGAGGGAGTCCGTCAGTACGTCATGGACGCCACTCTCGCCGAGCGCGCCGGGTACGACAAACGATTTTCCTTCGCGTCGTACGCTGCCGCGATGAGCGCACCGCGTCGCATCCTGATCTACGGCGTGTACGGCTCCGGCAAGTCCACCCTCGCCGCGCGGCTGGCCGACCACCTCGGGCTGCCCTGGTATCCGGTGGACGACCTGGTCTGGCAGCCGGGCTGGGTCGAGGTGCCCGTCGCCCAGCAGCGCAGCCGGATCGAGGAGGTCTGCCGACGGGACTGCTGGATCATCGACGGGGCGTACCACGGCTGGCGGGACGTTCCGCTGGCCCGTGCCGACCTGGTCGTCGGCCTGGACTATCCACGGTGGCGCTCGTTCTGGCAGCTGCTGCGGCGCACCGTACGCCGGGTGGTGACGGGTGAGGAGATCTGCAACGGCAACCGTGAGTCGTTGGGCAGTGTGCTGTCCGCGGACTCGATCCTGCTGTGGCACGTCACCGCGTTCGGTCGCGCGCGACGGAGGATGCGGGCCTGGCGGAGCGACCCGTCCGCGCCGCCCGTGGTGTTGCTGCGCTCCCCGACGGAACTGGACGACTGGCTGGCCGGCCTGGCGCGCCGGGGTGTCGACCGGAACTCTGCCTGACATGTTCGCGGGCACCGTCCGCCACACCCGTCGTCGGCCCACCCTGATCGGGAGTGGGCCGACGACGAAGGGGATGACAGTGCCTGGAGTGGTCCGGCCGGCAGTTCACCGGCCGGACCACCGATCAGGACTCCTGGCGTCGACGCCGCGCGAGGAAGAACGCGAACGCGCCCAGCACGACCATCACACTTCCGACGCCCGTCATGGCCGGGACCACACTGCCGCCGGTCACCGGCAGGATGGGGCGCTTGCCACCAGGGCTGCCAGGCGCTCCGGGGCTGCCGGGGGCTCCGGGTGCTCCAGGGCTACCGGGTGCTCCGGGTGCTCCAGGGCTGCCAGGTGCTCCAGGTGCTCCGGGCGCTCCGGGGCTGCCAGGCGCTCCCGGTGCACCGGGACTGCCGGGTGCTCCTGGGCTACCGGGTGCGCCGGGGCTGCCGGGCGCGCCAGGAGAGCCGGGTGCTCCGGGGCTGCCGGGCGGGCCGGACGGGCCGGCGGGGCCAGTTGGTCCGGGCGGACCGGTCGGTCCCGCACACACCGGTGCGCTGATGACGTTGGTGTCGAGGGTGACCGCCTCGGTTCGTGCCAGCGCGCGGCCCTGGAGGGTCGCGCCCGTGGCCATCGTGATCGCCGCCTGCGCCATGATGGTGCCGACGAAGGTCGTCCCCGTGCCGATCGTCGCCGAACTGCCGATCTTCCAGAACACGTTGCAGGCCGAAGCGCCGTTGATCAACACGACGCTGCTGTTCGAGGCCGTCGTCAACGAGGAGTCGACCTGGAAGATGAACACGGCCGACGGGTCGCCCTGCCCGTTGAGGGTCAGCGGTCCGGTGAGCTGGGCTGCCCCGATCCGGTAGACCCCTTCGTTGAGCGTGTTGCCGCCGAGTTCCGCGGGCAGGTTGGTGAACGGGGTCCGACCGGCGGCGTCGTTGAAGGCGATGGTCAGGTCGCTCTGGGCCTGGAGAGCGACCGCGTCACCGAGGTGGATCTCGCCGCCGATGGTCGCCGTTTCGAAGCCGGCCGCGGTGCTTCCTGGGAACCGCCCGAGGCTCTGCGCCAGGAAGCTGGGGCCGGTGTTGGTGGGCTCGGCCCCGGCCAGGACGGAGAAGTTCGCCGCCGTCCCGAGGTTCACCGGCGCTTCCTGTGCGCTGGCGGCAGTCGAGCTGAAGAGCAGTAGGCTCGCCGCGACTGTCGCGGCGGCTCCGGCCGCGAGCGCCGGCAACACCACCCGCCGCCGTAGGCCGAGTCTCGGTTTCACTGTCACTGAACATCCTCCGTGGGTACTACTCGCGGGAACGCGTCTCGTGAGCCGCGTCCTGCGCGCGTTACGGCCGATATGGCACCGACAAGCGGCGCTGACCACCACATCACGCACGCCGAGTGAATGCCCGCAAAACGGAATAATCGACCGCAGTCGTCCGTACAAAGAGGATCGGGTCTCACGTTCGCGTTCGACGGCCTCGCGTTTGCGCCCCGGCCCACTGCCACGACGACCCGTGGCGCGTCGGCCTCGCGCCGCCTGATCTCAGGGCAGCGGGTCGGCCGCCTCCACTATCGGCCTGCCGGCCAGGTCGCGCGCCCGTGTACGCAGGGCGAGGACGGGCTGTTGCTGCCAGCCGGAAAATGGAACCGGCGCAACTCCTCGATCACGAACCCTGCGTCCGTGATCGCGGCGATGGTGTCCCGGCCGGTGTGGCAGCCGGCGAACAGCTTCGGCCACAGTGTCGCGTCGAGCAGCCGCTGGGTCCGGTGCAGCCTGCTGGCCTCGTCCGCGGCGACGTGCTCGAAGAACCGCAACTCACCACCGGG
This portion of the Micromonospora zamorensis genome encodes:
- the prfH gene encoding peptide chain release factor H, whose protein sequence is MSTLLLLSAGRGPRECAWALTQLLHRLNADGSRRGLTIRQVKAVPGDRAGTYRSVLIEISGADAETFAGSWTGTLCWQAPSPYRTSVGRKNWYVTAQTPRLDAAPTTFSEADVDIVACRTGGPGGQHRNKASTAVRATHRPSGIVVVVDEERQFSLNRRIALQLLRQRIEQGDETARRAVTTARWRIHDDLVRGDPVRVERPEPQRPGRRG
- a CDS encoding RNA ligase RtcB family protein — translated: MSEHHPPRISTPSPTSASVTVFASAASWIESAALAQCQQVAALDGMVHVAAMPDLHPGKGAPIGAAMASTVLYPFLVGSDIGCGIAVFPIKLKRAVPERLASRFPDLDHALDPERDADDPAWAVVQGDVPAGHLDGLGTVGRGNHFVELARVGAVLDPGHASRLGLDAGDLVLVVHSGSRGLGERILRAHTEAHGAGAAPDPAAYLARHDDAVRWGSLNRRVLAARVAYALGAEPTDPIVDQCHNLVEIRDGLYLHRKGAAPGDGRDVLVAGTRGTASYLVAAHAGPEANHSVAHGAGRKMSRADALRRGRAKHTVEELRRTPVGSLVVCGDRQLLFEEAPTAYKRIEQVIADLVEHQLATPVVSTIPLVTYKTPDLASTARSDRRGHRGRRGGS
- a CDS encoding adenylate kinase, producing the protein METDDVTPPGGVTGGGAGEGVRQYVMDATLAERAGYDKRFSFASYAAAMSAPRRILIYGVYGSGKSTLAARLADHLGLPWYPVDDLVWQPGWVEVPVAQQRSRIEEVCRRDCWIIDGAYHGWRDVPLARADLVVGLDYPRWRSFWQLLRRTVRRVVTGEEICNGNRESLGSVLSADSILLWHVTAFGRARRRMRAWRSDPSAPPVVLLRSPTELDDWLAGLARRGVDRNSA
- a CDS encoding ice-binding family protein, with the protein product MTVKPRLGLRRRVVLPALAAGAAATVAASLLLFSSTAASAQEAPVNLGTAANFSVLAGAEPTNTGPSFLAQSLGRFPGSTAAGFETATIGGEIHLGDAVALQAQSDLTIAFNDAAGRTPFTNLPAELGGNTLNEGVYRIGAAQLTGPLTLNGQGDPSAVFIFQVDSSLTTASNSSVVLINGASACNVFWKIGSSATIGTGTTFVGTIMAQAAITMATGATLQGRALARTEAVTLDTNVISAPVCAGPTGPPGPTGPAGPSGPPGSPGAPGSPGAPGSPGAPGSPGAPGSPGAPGAPGSPGAPGAPGAPGSPGAPGAPGSPGAPGAPGSPGAPGSPGGKRPILPVTGGSVVPAMTGVGSVMVVLGAFAFFLARRRRQES